The [Pantoea] beijingensis genomic sequence GGCCATCAGCCAGTGAATAACGCGCAGCGCCGGATGGAAATGCGTAACCTTTTTCATGAACGATTTCCCTGATGAGCCGCTTCTTCATGCGTGCGGAGATTATAGGATTTAGCATACGCGGCTGAACGTGCATTCAGTAATGGATCGTCTGATGCCGCAATACCATTCGGCAAAATCAGCGGATCATAATTGATGTTATTGCAAGGGCCATCCATTTGATCAACAGCAGAGTTGATCACCAGCGTACCGGCATTCAGCGTCTGACGATCGACTGGCCACGCCTTAGATGCATCGTTACTCACATCACCAGGCTGTGCCAGCGTGACGATCAGATCCCATTTCAAAGGACCTTGCGTCAAACGCTGTTTCAGATCCTGCTGCAGAAAGTTTTTATTTTCCTTATCTGCCGCCCCGATTGGCTGCCAGGATGTTTGCGGTACCATGCTCCAGCGCACCAAATGGCTATTTCCGGATTTATCGATAAAACGAAATGCATTCAGGCTGTTAAATCGATCGCTGGCCCAGCTTGATGATGGCGTGCGTTGTTTTACCCATGCCATAAACGCTTTCACTTCGGGATGGGCGGCAATAAATGCCTGCATCTTCGCTGGATTCGGTTTTCCGGTTGCAGGATCAGGCAAAGAAGCGCTCTGCTGATCGTAAAAACCGGCTACCGTCGCCACCGGGAAAAAAGGAAGCGCATTCATCCCCGTGCGCCATTCTTCACCTCCCGCCATATGGAAAGATAGCGCCATACTGCGCACTGGCACCGCGAAATCTGCCGCATTCGGATTGCCACCAGCGATAGCAAGACGACCAATAACCGGCGTACTACCTGCCGCAAACAGTGTTGCCTGCGACAGATCACTGGCGCGACCGTTAGATTCAAAACTGCCAATCACACACAGGCCTTTAGCATGATTTCGCCGGTAGCCAGGATGATCGCCTCCTGCCTGCTGCAGCACATTGACCAACTTGTCAGCAGAGAGTTGCTGTGGCGTCAGCCAACCTCCAGCCCAAAGTAAAAGCAGTACCAGCAGCAGCGGGATAGCACCGATCACCGTTAGCCGTAGCAAACGTTGTCCGGCAGATAAAGCGTTGGATTGACTCATGGTTATTGCTCGTCTCACACTCAATGAGCCTATAAGACGTACGCGCTTTCACTTTATTCCCGTGACGCAATATTATTTTTTCATCCTTGTTTTTATCGGCACACCAGCCCGACAATCAGCAGGGTGAATGCGCAAGGATGTTTTCCAGCATCGTCAGTAGCTGCACGTTATTCACCGATTGCAAAATATGCACCATACCGCCGACTGGCTGCTCAATACCCACATCGACCCGCAGTGGCTGACGATAACGCCAGGATTTGCCGCGCGTTGCACCCGCGCGTAACTCAATATCGGCGTAATAATCCGCCGCCGTTGCAACATGCTGGTTTAGCAACCAGGCAACCACCAGCGCATCATGGATCCAGCAACCGGATAAATGCCGACTTCTCATGGAGTAATCGATCCATGGACGGAAGGTTTCGGTCACAAAACGCGCCAGAGGCTTATTAATTCGCGCAATACGATCGAGATCCTGATGCGTCATAAGCGTCTGCGTCGTGACATCCATCGGCACCAGCGTAATATTGGCACCGCTATTCAATACCTGATGCGCCGCCTCAGGATCAAGACCGAAGTTAGTATCTTTGATGTAATCATCCAGCGCGAATACGCCTCCCATAATGGCAATTTCCGCTACCGATTCCGCCATCTGCGGGTAGCGCTGCATCGCCAGCGCTACATTGGTCAGCGGCCCGATCGCCACCAGCGTCATTTCGCCGGGGTTGTCACAAATCAACTGCCCCATCGCATCCACCGCACCCTGTTCAGGCGGCTCCGTTGACTGCGGTTGACGCACTCCCTGCCATAAATGCGACAGCGCCAGATCGTCCACACGTTTATCAAGCGCCTGCCGCCATGGGCCCGCGGGCTCACAAAGCGCCTGAGTTTCTCCCTGCCGGACCGGAATAGTTAATCCCAACCGCGCCAGCAGATCTTTCACTACACGGTATCCCACCTCACTCGGCGTGTTTCCTGCCACGGTGGTGATCAGTTCAAGAGCGATGTCAGGAGAGGCAATCGCCAACGCGAGTGCCAGACCATCATCGACGTTCGCCCCAGCAATACCATTCCCCGGATCACAATCAATAATTAATCGTTTCATTTTTTTCTTAGCTTTATTTTATCGTGTTTTGCTGCTTAACCTGTTTGCAGCCGCAGGATTCGCCTATCTCGAGCCGATGGGCAAATTCACGCACCATCGCCTCGCCATTCCACTCCTTAAGCATCGCCATCGCAGTTTTTGCCATCTCTCCGAGAGGCTGACGCACCGTCGTCAGCGACGGGACATGAAATGCTGACAGATCCGTACCGTTAAAACAGACCAGTGCGATCTGCTGCGGCACCTCTATTCGATGCTCGGACAACGCGCGGATACAGCCTATTGCCTGCGCTTCATTGCTGGTGAAAAGCGCACGCGGTAGGCTGTTGCTCTGCAACATGCGCTGTACAGCGTCATAACCGCCCTCGCGCGTATAACTGGCGGGGAAAATCCAGTCAGGATTAATGGTCAAGTGGTGGCTTTCCATCGCATCCCGCCAGCCATTGATACGATCCTGCGCGTTCAGCATATCGGGAGGACCGCAAATAATGCCTACATCCTGATAGCCATGACTTAACAGATGTTCCGTGACCTGCCGAGAAGCTGCGCGCTCATCGACGCGTAACATACTGACGTTTAATTCCGGATCAACGCGATCCAGCATCACAAAAGGGGTTCCACTGGCCTTGAGCACATCAATGTAAGGATGACGATCCACGCTGTTATAAAAAAGGCCGTCAACCTGGCGTCCCAGCAGGCTATGGATAAGTTCAAGTTCACGTTGCCGATCATCACCGGCATCGCCCAGCAGCATCACCTGTCCGTCATTCAATGACTCCTGCAGCAGAGCATGTGCCAGCGAGGCGACAAAAGGGTTGGATATATTGGGCACCACCAACCCGTAGGTTTTGGTCGTGCCGGAAGCCAGGGCTCGCGCCACCCCGTTGGGCCGATATCCAGTCTGCTTGATAGCATCGAGCACGCGTTGCCGCGTTGCCTCCGCTACCGGGCGAGGCCCATTATTCACTACATAGCTCACCACAGCGACAGAGGTTCCGGCCAGTTTAGCGACATCAGAACGTGTCACGCGATGAGGGGGTTGTTTAGTCAAACGTTTACCTGTGCATAATGACGTCAAACAAAAAAGCCAGTCGGGCTAAACCCGACCAGCGTGATCTATAATTCTGGCTTACTCTGCATTATCGTGCGGTTAAATCGCATCCTCAGGAAGATTAAGGTCACGTCCCCGCGTTTCCGGCGCCACAAAAGTGGTAAAGAACCCAATCGCTGCCATAGCAGAGAAGTAAATGGCAATTGGCCACCAGTGGCCGGTCCAGGTGAGCATTGCCGCCGCAATCAGCGGTGCGGTACCACCTGACAAAATTGACCCTAACTCTTTCGCGAAAGCCATTTTAGTATAGCGATGATGCACGCCGAACATTTCAACGCCCCATGCCGCCTGTACGCCAAAA encodes the following:
- a CDS encoding catalase family peroxidase — encoded protein: MSQSNALSAGQRLLRLTVIGAIPLLLVLLLLWAGGWLTPQQLSADKLVNVLQQAGGDHPGYRRNHAKGLCVIGSFESNGRASDLSQATLFAAGSTPVIGRLAIAGGNPNAADFAVPVRSMALSFHMAGGEEWRTGMNALPFFPVATVAGFYDQQSASLPDPATGKPNPAKMQAFIAAHPEVKAFMAWVKQRTPSSSWASDRFNSLNAFRFIDKSGNSHLVRWSMVPQTSWQPIGAADKENKNFLQQDLKQRLTQGPLKWDLIVTLAQPGDVSNDASKAWPVDRQTLNAGTLVINSAVDQMDGPCNNINYDPLILPNGIAASDDPLLNARSAAYAKSYNLRTHEEAAHQGNRS
- a CDS encoding nucleoside hydrolase; protein product: MKRLIIDCDPGNGIAGANVDDGLALALAIASPDIALELITTVAGNTPSEVGYRVVKDLLARLGLTIPVRQGETQALCEPAGPWRQALDKRVDDLALSHLWQGVRQPQSTEPPEQGAVDAMGQLICDNPGEMTLVAIGPLTNVALAMQRYPQMAESVAEIAIMGGVFALDDYIKDTNFGLDPEAAHQVLNSGANITLVPMDVTTQTLMTHQDLDRIARINKPLARFVTETFRPWIDYSMRSRHLSGCWIHDALVVAWLLNQHVATAADYYADIELRAGATRGKSWRYRQPLRVDVGIEQPVGGMVHILQSVNNVQLLTMLENILAHSPC
- a CDS encoding LacI family DNA-binding transcriptional regulator, which translates into the protein MTKQPPHRVTRSDVAKLAGTSVAVVSYVVNNGPRPVAEATRQRVLDAIKQTGYRPNGVARALASGTTKTYGLVVPNISNPFVASLAHALLQESLNDGQVMLLGDAGDDRQRELELIHSLLGRQVDGLFYNSVDRHPYIDVLKASGTPFVMLDRVDPELNVSMLRVDERAASRQVTEHLLSHGYQDVGIICGPPDMLNAQDRINGWRDAMESHHLTINPDWIFPASYTREGGYDAVQRMLQSNSLPRALFTSNEAQAIGCIRALSEHRIEVPQQIALVCFNGTDLSAFHVPSLTTVRQPLGEMAKTAMAMLKEWNGEAMVREFAHRLEIGESCGCKQVKQQNTIK